The following are encoded in a window of Mycosarcoma maydis chromosome 10, whole genome shotgun sequence genomic DNA:
- a CDS encoding uncharacterized protein (related to SIZ1 - E3-like factor in the SUMO pathway) produces the protein MATEVASGGFAEYALLVEALRSLTVAQAKALIKDLNNEPEAVCGYIALSGNKIDLINRLIAALTERRNQGDIRGYQKFHALILRYKGPPIPAYRNGSFPLPPIPRSATTNASAGTYGGYSATGAYAAHPQRLGVTPTNRAPSITPSYHSPPISTATTTTATASLPSRPVGPAGSTRINFRPSPFYEIKQFVSSIVQCPEAPTQSDRKNVPFFVNLTTEQADQLRTSKYQLRLFCTTVEAHAASLSGRNPATVEFPLTCEVRVNSQPLSINLRGSKKQAGRVPPPNLNKDSMLALKAGRPNRIDLTYTNAPKRHVLVAAICEITTVETLVEHLRSRQLRSKEEVLLKMRREAEDDDIEQGAATMSLKCPFSYMRITTPCRSVNCLHVQCFDAYSFFSINEQTPSWACPVCQKTIKPEDLLMDGYVDEILKKVPHDEESVIIEPDGSWRTSDGKISSSGSAQATPAADGTSLVEDRSQTQSLEDVKPGNAKPNGAGRASRDDIVVLDSPSPPPETTVPSISASTSATGPTQPPVVAASSSSCSVETRTAPSVQASTLAVGATTAPSVLTSSAAMGVNASTSNAPPSHNGVVPTPSASHSAGGLALAPRCEHTETLDSSTTMGAHNAPTVGVGEGGVIDLTLDSDDEDSEPSVPRRPAPSIDAHPNPLSNSMNSGYLGHHSISSNNNRGGGFANYASKATSMSARIDPFASAMSRVEATPEDEQIRRPGKRPRIEAIPTPNDPRLVKGVRPVERERRSSLDALPASYLDVGINGINGSQSNGRGYEAANTTSNGGGTRADGNSAAARGASGEDDGDDSWMDNANTSDHDQYINEEDWWA, from the exons ATGGCCACCGAAGTCGCTTCAGGCGGCTTTGCCGAATATGCTCTGCTGGTGGAGGCTCTACGCTCGCTCACTGTAGCACAGGCCAAGGCGCTTATCAAGGATCTCAACAACGAGCCCGAGGCCGTATGCGGTTATATAGCTCTCTCTGGTAACAAAATTGACCTCATTAATCGTCTCATAGCGGCCCTGACCGAACGCAGGAATCAGGGTGATATTCGTGGATATCAAAAGTTCCACGCTCTCATCCTTCGATACAAGGGCCCGCCAATTCCCGCCTACAGGAATGG ATCGTTTCCACTTCCGCCTATTCCTCGCAGTGCCACCACAAATGCAAGTGCAGGTACGTATGGTGGCTACAGCGCCACTGGTGCGTACGCAGCACATCCGCAACGTCTCGGTGTAACGCCAACCAACAGAGCGCCAAGCATCACCCCTTCTTACCACTCCCCTCCAATCTCAACAGCCACAACCacaacagccacagccTCATTGCCATCGCGGCCTGTCGGTCCCGCTGGCTCGACTCGTATCAACTTTCGCCCATCGCCTTTCTACGAGATCAAGCAATTTGTTTCCTCTATTGTCCAGTGCCCCGAGGCACCGACCCAGTCTGACCGCAAGAATGTGCCCTTCTTTGTGAATCTCACGACAGAGCAGGCGGATCAGCTCAGGACGTCCAAATACCAGCTTCGACTCTTTTGCACCACGGTGGAGGCACATGCTGCATCTCTATCAGGCCGCAACCCAGCCACCGTTGAATTTCCGCTCACCTGCGAAGTGCGAGTCAACTCCCAGCCGCTGTCAATCAATCTTCGCGGAAGCAAAAAACAAGCGGGCCGAGTTCCTCCGCCCAATCTCAATAAGGACAGCATGCTTGCGCTCAAGGCCGGACGTCCGAATCGCATCGATTTAACCTACACCAACGCCCCTAAACGTCACGTTCTCGTCGCTGCCATTTGCGAGATCACCACAGTCGAGACTCTTGTCGAGCACTTGCGATCCAGGCAGCTGCGGAGCAAGGAAGAGGTGCTTTTGAAGATGCGTAGGGAAgcggaagacgacgacatcGAACAGGGAGCAGCCACCATGAGTCTCAAGTGTCCCTTTAGCTACATGCGCATTACGACGCCCTGCCGATCTGTCAACTGCTTGCACGTACAATGCTTTGATGCGTACAGCTTCTTTTCGATCAACGAACAGACTCCGTCGTGGGCCTGTCCCGTATGTCAGAAGACGATCAAGCCGGAGGACTTGTTGATGGACGGCTATGTGGACGAAATTCTCAAGAAGGTGCCACACGACGAGGAGTCGGTTATCATTGAGCCAGACGGTTCTTGGCGGACCTCCGATGGCAAGATTAGCTCGAGCGGATCGGCACAGGCTACTCCAGCAGCCGATGGAACTTCACTCGTCGAGGACCGATCGCAAACGCAAAGCTTGGAGGATGTTAAACCTGGCAATGCAAAGCCCAACGGAGCCGGGAGAGCATCGCGAGATGACATTGTGGTGCTCGACAGTCCGTCGCCGCCTCCTGAGACGACAGTACCGAGTATTTCAGCATCTACATCGGCTACGGGGCCAACGCAACCACCGGTCGTTGCAgcgtcttcctcttcaTGTTCAGTGGAAACACGGACCGCACCGAGCGTCCAAGCATCTACCTTAGCTGTGGGGGCCACGACCGCCCCCAGCGTTCTGACATCTTCAGCTGCAATGGGAGTAAACGCTTCGACCTCAAACGCGCCGCCATCCCACAACGGAGTGGTTCCAACACCCTCTGCATCACATTCAGCAGGGGgactcgcactcgcaccGCGATGCGAACACACCGAAACACttgacagcagcaccactaTGGGTGCGCACAATGCGCCTACGGTTGGTGTCGGAGAGGGTGGCGTGATTGATCTGACGCtggacagcgacgacgaggataGCGAGCCCTCGGTTCCAAGACGACCCGCACCTAGCATCGACGCTCATCCGAACCCACTGTCCAACTCTATGAACAGCGGATATCTCGGTCAtcacagcatcagcagcaacaacaaccGCGGAGGCGGGTTTGCGAACTATGCTTCCAAAGCTACAAGTATGTCGGCTCGCATTGACCCCTTTGCATCGGCTATGTCGCGAGTCGAGGCGACACCCGAGGATGAGCAGATTCGTCGCCCAGGCAAGCGACCACGAATTGAAGCGATTCCAACACCGAACGATCCTCGTCTCGTCAAAGGTGTCCGACCAGTCGAGCGGGAAAGGCGATCGTCACTAGACGCTCTACCAGCCTCGTATCTGGATGTTGGCATCAACGGCATCAATGGAAGCCAAAGCAACGGACGCGGCTATGAAGCAGCGAATACCACCAGCAACGGAGGAGGAACGAGAGCAGACGGCAATTCAGCAGCCGCACGGGGTGCGAGCGGGGAGGATGACGGGGACGATTCGTGGATGGACAATGCCAACACGAGCGACCACGACCAGTACATCAACGAAGAGGATTGGTGGGCTTAG
- a CDS encoding uncharacterized protein (related to exonuclease GOR), which produces MFKPLGLLAKLPCPDHAKGECEANRGMCPFSHNPTPAPESISATPAASSGRVALQGAMPLRTNAANAPTSSTRDLKRPAPSSSTASTKASVNSNDSSASALPFKKAKNAYSANKLHASPSSVSSASTSKTASASNEWSLVGHHPPKIGFKDHPASAKIPLSARQNGLQALFNGFVSAYEPILQSTDPIVAGIGQKLCRDHALAQELEHFAKVDKHTYKNSCITLLTSLKKRDRQVLERAATAAANEARKHQGNPDLHQKVMRVLFDECTETGTVSQVDAKRKAVHERQTGKLDRARLENAHFVCPVDQLEKYEYTAVIPPEWQNEGSTKPDAVGEIKECERCGKKYTVGGELNEAGTERKGQNPKECGYHWGKRRYEKQSGTKGRVQIWTCCNKAVGSNTLGDDSCCYGPHVFKETAGLDLHRREAFITTKELIESTRNESSLTAQLDIVALDCELSYTTAGLTLTRLTLVDEEGEMILDELVRTRTDIVDYNTRFSGITPEEYEEKAVFTLEQVRKTMAQFVGENTILVGHGLENDLRAIRLVHDKVVDTVMLYPHARGFPFRTSLRDLTAKYLGKIIQNQTSLGHSSLEDARMSLELVRYKMVNDPTSPFASQETHDNSVKVARATGVAVQGGLSTTGQGESRSTQAPVRSSLFGASLANDSARSIFQK; this is translated from the coding sequence ATGTTCAAGCCATTAGGCTTGTTGGCAAAGCTGCCTTGCCCTGATCACGCCAAAGGTGAATGTGAGGCCAACAGAGGCATGTGTCCCTTTTCTCACAACCCGACTCCTGCCCCGGAAAGCATCAGTGCGacaccagcagcatcatccGGTCGAGTTGCGCTCCAAGGCGCCATGCCTCTACGCACCAATGCTGCAAATGCACCCACTTCCTCGACAAGGGACTTGAAACGACCGGCACCCAGCTCCTCTACTGCATCCACGAAAGCAAGCGTCAACTCCAACGATtcttctgcatctgcaCTACCCTTCAAGAAAGCCAAGAACGCCTATTCAGCCAACAAGCTCCATGCGTCACCTTCTTCTGTGAGCTCTGCTTCTACATCCAAGACGGCAAGTGCCAGCAACGAGTGGTCTCTGGTCGGCCATCATCCACCCAAGATCGGATTCAAGGATCACCCAGCTTCCGCCAAGATACCACTCTCAGCTCGACAGAACGGCCTTCAAGCTCTCTTCAATGGCTTCGTCTCGGCCTACGAGCCTATTTTACAAAGTACGGATCCTATTGTAGCAGGAATTGGTCAGAAGCTCTGCCGTGATCATGCACTAGCccaagagctcgagcattTCGCCAAAGTAGACAAGCACACCTACAAGAACAGCTGTATCACGCTGCTCACCAGTCTCAAAAAGCGAGATAGGCAAGTACTCGAGCGCGCTGCAACTGCTGCAGCTAACGAGGCAAGAAAACATCAAGGCAACCCCGATCTGCACCAGAAGGTTATGAGGGTGTTGTTCGACGAATGTACCGAAACGGGTACTGTCTCTCAGGTAGACGCCAAGAGGAAAGCGGTGCACGAGAGGCAGACGGGGAAGCTGGACCGTGCCAGGCTTGAGAACGCTCACTTCGTTTGCCCAGTCGACCAGCTAGAAAAGTACGAGTATACTGCCGTGATTCCTCCAGAGTGGCAAAACGAAGGAAGCACTAAGCCGGACGCTGTAGGTGAAATCAAAGAGTGCGAGCGCTGCGGCAAAAAGTACACCGTTGGAGGCGAACTGAACGAAGCGGGAACGGAGAGGAAGGGTCAGAACCCAAAAGAGTGCGGCTATCATTGGGGAAAACGACGCTACGAAAAGCAGAGTGGGACCAAGGGCCGTGTTCAGATCTGGACATGCTGTAACAAGGCGGTTGGAAGCAATACGCTGGGCGACGACAGTTGCTGTTATGGCCCGCACGTCTTCAAAGAGACGGCAGGACTCGATTTACATCGCAGAGAGGCTTTTATCACGACCAAGGAGCTCATCGAATCGACCAGGAacgagtcgagcttgaccgcACAACTCGACATTGTAGCGCTCGATTGCGAACTGAGCTATACCACTGCTGGGCTCACATTGACAAGATTGACGCtggtggacgaggaaggcgaGATGATTCTGGACGAGCTAGTACGCACACGCACCGACATTGTCGACTACAACACACGGTTTTCAGGTATCACGCCGGAAGAGTACGAAGAAAAGGCCGTCTTTACGCTTGAGCAGGTGCGCAAGACCATGGCGCAGTTTGTTGGTGAGAacaccatcctcgtcggccATGGACTGGAGAACGATTTGCGGGCCATCCGATTGGTGCACGACAAGGTAGTAGATACGGTGATGCTGTATCCTCACGCTCGTGGCTTTCCATTTCGAACATCGTTGCGTGACCTCACGGCAAAATATCTGGGCAAGATCATTCAGAATCAAACCAGTCTTGGCCACTCTTCGCTGGAGGACGCAAGGATGTCGCTGGAGCTAGTGCGCTACAAGATGGTCAACGACCCCACTTCACCCTTTGCCAGCCAGGAGACTCATGACAACAGTGTCAAGGTAGCAAGAGCGACGGGTGTAGCTGTCCAAGGAGGTCTGTCCACAACAGGTCAAGGCGAGAGTCGATCGACGCAAGCTCCTGTTCGCTCGAGTCTCTTCGGGGCATCCTTGGCCAATGACAGTGCACGTTCGATCTTTCAAAAGTAG
- a CDS encoding putative alpha-glucosidase (maltase) → MATLPAMDKRTFWFRDAIVYQIWPASYKDSNNDGIGDIQGIISTLDYVESLGVNTIWLSPMYESPQVDMGYDISDYQNVYAPYGTLQDMDELIRECHAREIKLILDLVINHTSDQHAWFQESKKSKVSPKRDWYIWRPAKYDARTGERRPPNNWRGALNQSAWTWDEATQEYYLHLFTPQQPDLNWSNVECRRTLYSDTIEFWLKRGINGFRVDTVNLYSKPMDFPDAPITDPNAEWQMGDTVFCNGPRMHEYLQEMGVIFAKYDAMTVGELPSTPKIEDVLRYISAERNELSQVFQFDISTLGRDENDFYATHPFSLQELKEVVEKWQRYVEGTDAWPTVFLENHDLPRAISKYASDRPEFIAASGKMLALMEIGLTGTLYIYQGQEIGMTNVPKAWAHEEYKDVIAVNYYRDAVTRSGGDEKVLKKTLEDINKQGRDSARTPVQWSSEPNGGFSTDPNTVPWMRTNDNYTSINVAAQEKDDQSVLAFYRKGLALRKEYACLLARGEFRLLDRENQQVLKYLKIPEGGQEDDNGQRVFVVLNFSNCPQEYTVPEEAGGNKASMLVETLEKGEPGKLRPWEGRMYLYRP, encoded by the coding sequence ATGGCCACTCTACCTGCGATGGACAAGCGCACCTTTTGGTTTCGCGATGCCATCGTCTACCAAATCTGGCCTGCTTCTTACAAGGACAGCAACAATGATGGTATCGGCGATATTCAGGGTatcatctcgacgctcgactACGTCGAATCGCTAGGAGTCAACACGATCTGGCTCTCACCGATGTACGAGTCTCCCCAAGTCGACATGGGCTACGATATCTCAGACTACCAGAACGTTTACGCTCCCTATGGTACGCTGCAGgacatggacgagctgATCCGTGAATGCCATGCGCGCGAGATCAAGCTCATCCTAGACCTCGTCATCAATCACACCTCTGATCAGCATGCATGGTTTCAGGAGtccaagaagagcaaggtCAGTCCTAAGAGGGACTGGTATATCTGGCGACCTGCCAAGTACGATGCCAGGACGGGCGAGCGAAGGCCTCCGAACAATTGGAGAGGTGCCCTCAATCAATCTGCTTGGACGTGGGATGAAGCAACGCAGGAATATTACCTGCACCTTTTCACACCGCAACAGCCCGATCTCAATTGGAGTAACGTGGAATGTCGACGCACGCTGTACAGCGACACAATCGAGTTCTGGCTTAAAAGAGGCATCAATGGTTTCAGAGTCGACACGGTGAACCTGTACAGCAAGCCGATGGATTTTCCCGACGCACCCATCACAGATCCTAATGCTGAGTGGCAGATGGGTGACACAGTCTTCTGCAACGGTCCCAGGATGCACGAATATCTGCAAGAAATGGGTGTCATCTTCGCTAAATACGATGCCATGACGGTGGGCGAGCTACCGAGCACGCCAAAGATCGAGGACGTGCTTCGGTACATCTCGGCAGAACGCAACGAACTGAGCCAAGTTTTCCAGTTCGATATCTCTACCCTGGGAAGAGACGAGAACGATTTTTATGCGACGCATCCGTTCTCGCTCcaggagctcaaggaggtggtggaaaAGTGGCAACGATACGTTGAGGGTACAGACGCATGGCCAACCGTGTTCTTGGAGAACCACGATCTGCCCAGAGCCATCAGCAAATACGCTTCAGACCGACCAGAGTTTATCGCGGCGAGTGGAAAGATGCTCGCACTGATGGAGATCGGTCTCACCGGAACGCTTTACATCTACCAAGGACAAGAGATCGGAATGACAAACGTGCCAAAGGCTTGGGCTCACGAAGAGTACAAGGATGTAATTGCCGTCAACTATTACCGAGATGCAGTGACACGCTCGGGAGGAGATGAGAAGGTGCTGAAAAAGACACTCGAAGATATCAATAAGCAAGGCAGGGACAGCGCACGCACACCAGTCCAGTGGAGCTCAGAGCCAAATGGCGGATTCAGCACTGATCCGAACACTGTACCTTGGATGAGAACCAACGACAACTACACGAGCATCAACGTAGCTGCTCAGGAGAAAGACGACCAGTCGGTGCTAGCATTTTATCGCAAAGGACTAGCACTCAGGAAGGAATATGCCTGCTTGCTTGCGAGAGGAGAGTTTAGGCTGTTGGACAGGGAGAACCAGCAGGTGTTGAAATACCTCAAGATTCCAGAAGGTGGTCAAGAAGACGATAACGGCCAAAGGGTCTTTGTTGTGCTCAATTTCTCCAACTGCCCGCAGGAATATACGGTGCCAGAAGAGGCTGGGGGAAACAAGGCATCGATGCTTGTTGAGACTCTCGAGAAGGGTGAGCCAGGCAAGTTGAGGCCGTGGGAGGGAAGAATGTACCTCTACCGACCCTGA
- a CDS encoding uncharacterized protein (related to TAD2 - subunit of tRNA-specific adenosine-34 deaminase): MYIATIASVLLAAIQAVAYREDIHPEFHSGLSINSVPATDRDHWMRLANSAVYYPPVSHPCPQAPFGTAIVNTTSNELICAIANRVGSTGDPTQHGEITAIQHCTNVLQRKGLSPQEILAAWKHFSLYTNAEPCTMCLSAIRWAGFKEVIYGTSVRTIAENGRNQIYIPSNLVLEKSYSFGHATLMLGNVLTEETDPFFQHQFNESAPCPVGCRRSRVDDARVKTCEPVSDWQKLVDLSHAADDRMGTQPTPKTPLHIEL; this comes from the exons ATGTACATCGCCACGATTGCCTCAGTCTTGCTGGCTGCAATTCAAGCTGTCGCTTACAGGGAGGACATTCACCCCGAATTCCATTCTGGCTTGTCCATCAATTCGGTTCCTGCTACGGATCGCGACCACTGGATGCGACTCGCCAACTCTGCCGTCTACTATCCACCGGTATCCCATCCGTGTCCACAAGCGCCGTTCGGAACAGCAATCGTCAACACGACATCAAACGAGCTCATCTGCGCCATTGCCAACCGTGTCGGTTCGACAGGTGACCCAACTCAGCACGGTGAAATCACAGCGATTCAGCACTGCACCAACGTCCTGCAGAGGAAAGGCCTGTCACCACAAGAAATTCTGGCAGCTTGGAAGCATTTCAGTCTGTACACGAACGCAGAGCCCTGTACGATGTGTCTGAGCGCCATCAGATGGGCTGGGTTCAAGGAGGTCATCTATGGAACTAGCGTCAGGACTATTGCCGAGA ATGGTCGAAACCAAATTTATATCCCCTCAAACCTCGTGCTCGAGAAGAGCTACTCGTTTGGTCATGCTACGCTGAT GCTCGGAAACGTTCTGACAGAAGAGACGGACCCTTTCTTCCAGCACCAATTCAACGAATCAGCACCGTGTC CTGTTGGCTGCCGCAGGTCTCGAGTCGACGATGCCCGCGTTAAGACGTGCGAGCCGGTATCTGATTGGCAAAAGCTGGTGGATCTGTCACACGCTGCAGATGATCGCATGGGAACTCAACCGACGCCCAAAACTCCACTTCACATTGAGCTGTGA
- a CDS encoding putative purine permease, with product MENKPNVVVEDGSLATIPAAPTRSFIGKVKRGVGALRTRKAWLGDHNYTAMFTPTIPFVCKPSLTSLPFYAVDTKLPIFLALVLGLQHALAMVGGVVTPPLLIGSSSGANLGQSDTQFLIASTLIWCAFGTALQVSRTRLFNTKYYLGTGIVSVTGASFATISIALSFFAQSYANGYCPIGANGVKLPCPKAVGAFMGTCCLCGLISVAMAFIPPKAIRKLFPPLIVGMMLTLIGASLVKSGVTNWAGGSGPCATNHLIKCTIGKQSQYWGSAPLIGLGFVSFATIILCEIFGSPFLKSASVFVGLVMGMIVAAATGYFNETTIKRAPAGAFLWTTRYPLSIKPELILPLLAAYIVIVAETVGNVTASCDASRLPMDGTEFESRIQGGMLADSISATLAGVAMVPPLTTFSQNSGVISLTRNASRTAGFVCAAILFLMGVIGKFSSLFVAMPSSVLGGFTTFLFGSVAVAGIRIMAYAKWDRRARFIATAGMSLGLASLTQPSWFSYFFTYKGSNAGLKGLIQAIVLIVEEPYLISSVLAIMLNAILPAEMEEEAHETVVDDAASSNTASDSKMNPVTEPTTSQLPDLENGEEAQRKWNQPGTFFGRH from the coding sequence ATGGAGAACAAGCCTaacgtcgtcgtcgaggatggctCACTCGCCACTATTCCCGCAGCTCCGACTCGATCCTTCATCGGCAAAGTCAAGCGCGGCGTTGGCGCGCTCAGAACGAGAAAAGCATGGCTGGGCGACCACAACTACACGGCCATGTTCACTCCGACCATCCCTTTCGTCTGCAAGCCTTCCTTGACAAGTTTGCCCTTCTACGCGGTTGATACCAAGCTGCCAATCTTTCTCGCTTTAgtgcttggcttgcaaCATGCGCTCGCTATGGTTGGTGGTGTAGTCACACCTCCACTCCTTATCGGTAGTAGCAGCGGTGCCAACTTGGGCCAGAGCGATACGCAGTTCCTCATCGCTTCCACTTTGATCTGGTGCGCTTTCGGTACAGCACTTCAGGTCTCTCGCACTCGTCTTTTCAACACAAAGTACTACCTTGGCACTGGTATCGTCAGTGTTACGGGAGCCAGTTTcgccaccatctcgatcgcccTCTCTTTCTTCGCTCAGAGCTATGCAAACGGTTACTGCCCCATTGGAGCGAACGGAGTCAAGCTGCCTTGCCCCAAAGCAGTGGGTGCATTTATGGGAACTTGCTGCCTGTGTGGTCTGATTTCTGTCGCTATGGCTTTCATCCCCCCCAAGGCCATTCGCAAGCTCTTCCCTCCTCTCATTGTCGGCATGATGCTCACCCTCATCGGAGCCTCATTGGTCAAGTCGGGAGTGACAAACTGGGCGGGCGGATCGGGTCCATGCGCAACCAACCATCTGATCAAGTGCACCATCGGCAAGCAGAGCCAATATTGGGGATCGGCACCTCTTATCGGACTCGGCTTTGTCTCTTTTGCCACCATCATTCTGTGTGAAATCTTTGGCAGTCCCTTCCTCAAGTCTGCTTCGGTCTTTGTCGGTCTCGTCATGGGTATGATCGTAGCCGCAGCCACCGGGTACTTCAACGagacgacgatcaagagGGCCCCCGCAGGCGCGTTCTTGTGGACCACCAGATACCCTCTCAGCATCAAGCCCGAGCTCATCCTGCCTCTGTTGGCTGCATACATTGTCATTGTCGCCGAAACCGTTGGCAACGTCACCGCTTCATGTGATGCTTCTCGCCTGCCCATGGACGGTACTGAGTTCGAATCGCGTATCCAAGGTGGTATGCTcgccgactcgatctcTGCGACTCTGGCCGGTGTCGCCATGGTTCCTCCTCTTACGACTTTCTCGCAAAACTCGGGAGTGATCTCGCTCACACGCAACGCCTCGCGCACCGCCGGTTTTGTCTGCGCCGCCATTCTATTCCTCATGGGCGTCATTGGTAAATTCTCATCGCTGTTCGTCGCCATGCCTTCGAGCGTGCTTGGTGGATTTACCACCTTCCTGTTCGGCTccgtcgccgtcgccggCATCCGTATCATGGCCTATGCCAAGTGGGATCGAAGGGCACGCTTCATCGCTACAGCCGGTATGAGTTTGGGCTTGGCCAGCTTGACCCAACCTAGCTGGTTCTCGTACTTCTTCACATACAAGGGGTCCAACGCTGGTCTCAAGGGTTTGATCCAGGCCATCGTGCTAATCGTCGAAGAGCCTTACCTTATCTCGAGCGTGCTGGCCATCATGCTCAACGCTATCCTGCCGGCAGAGATGGAGGAAGAAGCTCATGAGACGGTTGtggacgatgctgcttcgTCCAATACCGCATCCGACTCCAAGATGAACCCGGTCACAGAGCCCACGACTTCTCAACTGCCCGATCTCGAGAACGGCGAGGAGGCTCAACGAAAGTGGAACCAGCCCGGAACCTTTTTCGGACGTCACTGA
- a CDS encoding putative lysine-specific permease — translation MVDNPSSDLVVEQPADARSPMTVNNSKASSNMDQDIAPTLSKVGSQTSTIGFGSTHPPITDAALQQVRLRRALGERTIQMIALAGTIGTGLFLGSGKALATSGPLSILISYSLVGVIVYLTMIAMGEMAALVPTSGAFGVFTTRFVSVHAGFSVNLNYWLNDAISVASDLTAMQILKNYWVSDDVFPGWALSLISLAFLISVNVISVRGYAELEYLLSLLKIATIIAFIIVGIVVNAGVNDTHSYLGFRYWTIGDAPFVGGFGGWVSSFVTASFAFGGTESLTITAGETRNPSKTIPKTIRNVFWRIILFYILALFIIGINIPYNTPGLKSKNTAVSPFTLVFKQAGSHGAASFMNAVVLTSALSAGNHALYAGTRILHSMATNGQAPKIFATVSKSTRVPWVALACTASISGLCFGSSYIGAGDLWNWLQNLVGVSNQLSWAAIGVSSIRFHKAVVKQGKQSSLIYKNWTQPWGPYVAVIGSVLMILVQGWTAFKPFNVSDFFSYYIELVFFALAFLGWKLWKKTKLIPIEEVDLYTDTVQYEKDLRRRRRDLIRDGAGDKLPVLLEDEEMPEDDDDREAQKEQEKDQKHRDKKQRFKAMASRASQYLCF, via the coding sequence ATGGTCGACAATCCCAGCAGcgatcttgtcgtcgagcagcctGCTGACGCTCGCTCACCCATGACCGTCAACAACTCGAAAGCCTCTAGCAATATGGATCAAGATATTGCTCCCACCTTGTCCAAGGTTGGCTCTCAGACCAGTACCATCGGCTTTGGGTCCACACACCCACCCATCACCGATGCTGCTCTTCAACAGGTTCGCTTGCGCCGTGCTTTGGGCGAGCGTACTATCCAGATGATTGCCCTCGCAGGCACCATTGGCACAGGTCTCTTCCTCGGTTCTGGCAAAGCACTCGCCACTTCTGGTCCTCTCTCGATCCTGATCTCGTACTCGCTCGTCGGTGTCATTGTCTACCTTACCATGATAGCCATGGGCGAAATGGCTGCGCTTGTCCCCACCTCTGGTGCTTTTGGCGTCTTCACCACTCGCTTTGTGAGCGTTCATGCAGGGTTTTCTGTCAATCTGAATTACTGGCTGAATGACGCGATCAGCGTAGCTTCAGACCTAACGGCGATGCAGATCCTGAAAAACTACTGGGTCTCCGACGACGTCTTTCCTGGCTGGGCCCTATCTCTCATTTCCCTCGCGTTCCTGATTTCCGTCAATGTTATCTCTGTGCGCGGATATGCAGAGCTCGAGTATCTTCTTTCGCTTCTCAAGATTGCCACCATCATTGCCTTTATCATTGTCGGTATCGTCGTCAATGCCGGTGTCAATGATACCCATTCTTACCTTGGTTTCAGGTATTGGACCATCGGCGATGCACCCTTCGTCGGTGGTTTCGGTGGTTGGGTCTCCTCTTTCGTCACCGCTTCCTTTGCATTCGGCGGAACCGAGTCCCTTACCATCACCGCCGGAGAAACGCGCAACCCATCCAAGACAATCCCGAAGACCATACGCAACGTCTTTTGGCGGATCATTCTCTTCTACATCCTCGCCCTCTTCATCATTGGCATCAACATCCCTTACAACACCCCAGGGCTTAAGTCCAAGAACACCGCTGTCTCCCCTTTTACTCTCGTATTCAAGCAGGCTGGCTCCCACGGCGCGGCTAGTTTCATGAACGCCGTTGTTCTCACATCAGCTCTGTCGGCTGGTAATCACGCGCTTTATGCCGGGACCCGGATTCTTCATTCAATGGCAACAAACGGTCAGGCCCCCAAGATTTTTGCGACTGTCTCCAAAAGCACTCGTGTACCTTGGGTTGCTCTGGCCTGTACAGCGAGCATCTCCGGTCTGTGCTTCGGCTCGAGTTATATCGGCGCCGGCGACCTTTGGAACTGGCTACAGAATCTTGTGGGTGTCAGCAATCAGCTTTCCTGGGCCGCGATTGGGGTCTCGTCCATCCGCTTTCACAAAGCCGTCGTTAAGCAAGGGAAACAGTCGTCACTTATCTACAAGAATTGGACGCAACCGTGGGGTCCTTACGTTGCCGTCATAGGCTCTGTTCTCATGATCCTCGTTCAAGGATGGACCGCCTTCAAGCCTTTTAACGTCTCGGACTTTTTCTCTTACTATATCGagctcgtcttcttcgCATTAGCATTCTTAGGATGGAAGCTGTGGAAAAAGACTAAGCTGATCCCAATCGAAGAGGTCGATCTCTACACGGACACTGTTCAGTACGAAAAAGATCTTcgaagaaggagaagggATCTCATCAGGGACGGTGCCGGTGACAAGTTACCCGTCTtgctcgaagacgaggaaaTGCcggaggatgacgatgaccGAGAGGCACAGAAGGAGCAGGAGAAGGACCAGAAGCATCGAGATAAGAAGCAAAGGTTCAAAGCGATGGCAAGTAGGGCTTCTCAGTATCTGTGCTTTTAG